One Doryrhamphus excisus isolate RoL2022-K1 chromosome 17, RoL_Dexc_1.0, whole genome shotgun sequence genomic region harbors:
- the dync2i2 gene encoding WD repeat-containing protein 34 produces the protein MFSDEAQVPVSIPSSWKKCQQLTQESRGCQTRVIDSTEAGVQAVSCVIGATQTELQDQVTTHFLQDPHDELSSPGLKDFLRRVEVPVIRELVRSAKSHAFDGFQVNWEEHNQMVLCLHQLEHPKAVERSLPVTSVSWSCTGASVVCAYGRMGEGDWSDDKSYVCMWNLDHRGLNPKQADLVINVTTAVTSLSCHPMRPALIAGGLYSGEVVVWDTSQTTDPVLMQTGMSADSHREPVCQVTWVPLHDKGEFGVLSACSGGRLLLWTVNSEQGRFVLKAAFALVQQQLPSVSSSFKAQGTITVGVTSMDLSAWDPDTLIVGSEGGLLLRCSLSSQTPAAVPPQSQSVPLRAPVVFSFRPGSGPVHSIHCSPFHRNLFLSAGTDGLAHLHSLLQTNPLLSLRVSDTYVFKVQWSPSRPLLFAAATGQGEVQIFDLSGRSLRPVATIGQGGDGKAATCLAFNGQHSGLLAVGRSDGTIGVWKLSTDLTEQKPTETNLLEQIASQVAE, from the exons ATGTTTAGCGACGAAGCTCAAGTGCCTGTGAGTATACCGTCCTCATGGAAGAAATGTCAGCAGTTGACCCAGGAATCG AGAGGCTGTCAGACCAGGGTGATTGACAGCACTGAAGCAGGAGTCCAGGCTGTTTCCTGTGTGATTGGCGCTACTCAGACGGAGCTGCAGGATCAAGTCACAACTCACTTCCTCCAAGACCCACACGACGAGCTCAGTTCTCCGGGCCTGAAGGATTTCTTACGCCGGGTGGAGGTCCCAGTCATCAGAGAGTTGGTCAGGAGCGCTAAGAGTCACGCTTTCGATGGCTTTCAGGTCAACTGGGAAGAACACAATCAGATG GTTTTGTGCCTTCACCAACTTGAACATCCCAAAGCTGTGGAGCGATCGCTTCCTGTAACGAGTGTATCCTGGAGTTGCACTGGTGCATCAGTCGTCTGTGCATATGGCCG GATGGGAGAAGGCGACTGGAGCGATGACAAGTCATACGTGTGCATGTGGAACCTGGACCATCGAGGTCTGAACCCCAAACAAGCTGATCTGGTCATCAATGTTACAACTGCAGTGACTTCCCTGAGCTGCCACCCCATGCGGCCTGCTCTCATCGCAG GTGGTTTGTACAGTGGAGAAGTGGTGGTCTGGGACACCAGTCAGACGACAGATCCAGTGCTGATGCAAACAGGCATGTCTGCAGACAGCCACAGGGAGCCTGTTTGTCAG gtaacCTGGGTGCCACTACACGATAAAGGAGAGTTTGGAGTTCTGAGTGCATGCTCAGGAGGAAGACTCCTGCTGTGGACGGTCAACTCGGAGCAAGGAAGATTTGTACTGAAGGCAGCCTTTGCTTTGGTCCAACAGCAGCTTCCTTCCGTCAGCAGCAGCTTCAAG GCACAAGGAACCATCACCGTGGGTGTCACTTCCATGGATCTCTCCGCCTGGGACCCAGATACCTTGATTGTCGGCTCCGAGGGAGGCCTTCTGCTGAGATGTTCCCTCTCCTCCCAGACACCAGCTGCGGTCCCGCCTCAAAGCCAAAGCGTTCCACTGAGAGCTCCGGTAGTCTTCTCCTTCAGGCCCGGCAGCGGTCCCGTCCACTCCATACACTGCTCACCTTTCCACAG gAACCTGTTTTTGAGCGCAGGGACTGATGGTTTGGCTCACCTACATTCTCTGCTGCAGACCAACCCCCTACTGTCCCTTCGAGTGTCAGACACGTATGTGTTTAAGGTGCAGTGGTCTCCAAGCCGGCCTTTGCTCTTTGCTGCAGCCACAGGACAAG GTGAGGTGCAGATATTTGACCTGAGCGGCAGGTCACTGAGGCCGGTGGCCACCATTGGCCAGGGAGGCGATGGCAAGGCTGCAACGTGTTTGGCCTTCAACGGCCAGCACAGCGGCCTCCTCGCAGTGGGAAGAAGCGACGGAACAATTGGTGTTTGGAAACTAAGCACCGACTTGACAGAGCAGAAGCCCA